From one Drosophila gunungcola strain Sukarami chromosome 2R unlocalized genomic scaffold, Dgunungcola_SK_2 000006F, whole genome shotgun sequence genomic stretch:
- the LOC128255041 gene encoding uncharacterized protein LOC128255041 isoform X1: MFDNHRLMLLCFCLGAMVCVSLAIEESSDIEEDVISIANQTQKVIRVHPQDLPPKKDNTGSQTNSAFFQIQTLRPATAGSQSGSKSGAGQRQYVDSKQMRKRRTRPAKLLDGNVAASGEDATQPALKYELKAFPKQKLKQQKQLNLDTRLAGEGMVVGQGQVLPVQMTPGPYPIYYVVSKTNGRFGKFPIKAFRSPSEFAKYLVKSKAEPIARDERFEVIL, encoded by the exons ATGTTCGACAATCATCGGCTAATG CTTCTCTGTTTCTGCTTGGGAGCAATGGTATGCGTGTCCCTGGCCATCGAGGAGTCATCGGACATCGAGGAGGATGTGATCAGCATAGCCAACCAGACGCAGAAGGTGATCCGCGTGCATCCGCAGGACCTGCCACCCAAAAAGGACAACACCGGCAGCCAAACGAACTCGGCCTTTTTCCAAATTCAGACCCTCCGCCCGGCCACAGCTGGATCTCAATCAGGATCTAAGTCCGGAGCTGGTCAGCGGCAGTATGTGGACTCCAAGCAGATGCGGAAAAGGCGAACACGGCCAGCCAAGTTGCTGGATGGGAATGTGGCCGCCAGTGGTGAAGATGCGACGCAGCCAGCCTTAAAATACGAACTAAAAGCCTTTCCCAAGCAGAAACTcaagcagcagaagcagctaAACCTGGACACTAGGCTGGCTGGAGAGGGTATGGTGGTGGGCCAAGGTCAAGTGTTGCCCGTCCAGATGACGCCGGGCCCCTATCCCATCTACTACGTGGTGTCCAAGACCAACGGCCGCTTCGGCAAGTTCCCCATCAAGGCCTTCCGCTCGCCCTCGGAGTTCGCCAAGTACCTGGTGAAGAGCAAGGCGGAGCCCATTGCCCGGGATGAGCGCTTCGAGGTGATCTTGTGA
- the LOC128255041 gene encoding uncharacterized protein LOC128255041 isoform X2: protein MFDNHRLMLLCFCLGAMVCVSLAIEESSDIEEDVISIANQTQKVIRVHPQDLPPKKDNTGSQTNSAFFQIQTLRPATAGSQSGSKSGAGQRQYVDSKQMRKRRTRPAKLLDGNVAASETQAAEAAKPGH from the exons ATGTTCGACAATCATCGGCTAATG CTTCTCTGTTTCTGCTTGGGAGCAATGGTATGCGTGTCCCTGGCCATCGAGGAGTCATCGGACATCGAGGAGGATGTGATCAGCATAGCCAACCAGACGCAGAAGGTGATCCGCGTGCATCCGCAGGACCTGCCACCCAAAAAGGACAACACCGGCAGCCAAACGAACTCGGCCTTTTTCCAAATTCAGACCCTCCGCCCGGCCACAGCTGGATCTCAATCAGGATCTAAGTCCGGAGCTGGTCAGCGGCAGTATGTGGACTCCAAGCAGATGCGGAAAAGGCGAACACGGCCAGCCAAGTTGCTGGATGGGAATGTGGCCGCCAGTG AAACTcaagcagcagaagcagctaAACCTGGACACTAG